GACAGCCCAGTCGCCCGTCCGGTTGCACGAATCCGAATGGTGTAGTCCCCTGGGGTTACCGACGCCGGATACTTATTTCCGCACCCGGACATTCCAAGAGCCACCAGCAGGATCATTATCCCGGGAAGCATGATCTTCTTTCTGCGGCGTGTCAGCAACAACAGCCCCGGCGCCAACAAGCACCAGGCCACAACCGTCGTTGCTCTGCCACCCCTGACCTCGCTCTTGAACCCGATCACGTCATCGGTATCGAGGTAGACCGAAACGTTAGCCGTTCCTCCCGTACTCAGGAACCGAGCCTGTGGCGTGAAGTTCACCGTCATGTGCTCCGGCAGATTCTCGGCGGTGAAGCTCAACGTGTCAGAGAAGTTGCCGATGCTCTGCGCCGTCGCAGTGAAGGTCAGGTGATGCTCTGTTTGTAACACCGTCGCGGTTGGATCCGAACTTAGACCGAAGTCCCAGGGAAGAACATCAATGGTCATCACTGCTGACGATGAGACATCCGTCTCTGCTGCTCCAAGATAATTTGCGGTGATGCTGTGCCTGCCGACGGGCAGTGTCGAGGTCTGGATCGAGCCTGGACCATTGACTGGCACGTACACCGATTCCAGGACCGTACTGCCTTCCAGGAACTGCACCTGTCCGGTGCACGGAATGCCCGTCAGCGCGCTGACCTGCGCGCTCAGCGTTACCGCGGCATGCTGGTACACCGGCGGCGCCGATACTGTCAGAGTTATCGCTGTAGGTGATCGATCAATCCCCTGGGATAACGTCGACGCGCTGCCGTTGTAATTTGCCGTCTGCACGAAGGTAGCGGTCACCGTCCATGTACCGGTCCGCAAGATCCAAGGGAGCACCGCCTTCCCCGAAGCATCTGTCTTTGCCGTCCCGATTGGAGCGCCGTTTACAGCAAAAACTATGTTTCCTCCATTGACCGGCGCGGCCGCCGGCACATTCGTCAGCGACGCTGTCAACGTAATCGACTCCCCTGAGTACGCCGGATTCTTCGACGAGGCCAGCTTCATCGTCGTATCCGCGCGCTGCGCCTGCGCGGCAGCATCGGCAGTCGCCGGCAGGCGGAAGTCATCTCCGTCGAAGCTGGCATGCACGGTGCGACTGCCTGCGCTTGCAAAGCTCGTCGTCAGCGAAGCAACTCCGTTTACCCCGACATTGGCCTTCCCCAACAAAGTCGTTCCGTCATAAAAGGAGATAGAACCCGAGCGCACACAGACCGCACAACTCCGCGCGTCCGCAAGAGTCGCCATCAGCACAATACCTTGACCAACAAAGGAGGTTACTGGAGATACCGACAGCGTCATCGTCTGAGGTATGCCTTCCACCGTTTGGCTGACGGTCGCCGAACTTCCGGCGTAGTTATCGTCTCCGGAATAGGTGACGGTAATGCTGTGTGTCCCACGGGGCAGCGATGCGGTATCCCAGGCGCTTGTCCGCGGCAAACCGGCGCCGCCCAGGGTCTCCGTGCGGATCACAGATCCACCATCGAGGACGTAGCCTACGGTTCCCGAGGCTCCCGCAGCCGATGTCGACGTTGTCGACAACACGCTGGTGAAATGCACGTTATCACCCGCCTGTGTCGACAACGGCGCATTCGTGAGCGTCAGGAGCGTAGGAAGGCCCACTACGGCATGGACGCCGTCCATCTCCAGCGAGGAGTAACCCTGGGCGCCACTCCAGATCGCATGAAGACGGTGCGTTCCCTTCGTAAGCACTGAAGACGCCATGATCTGTGCAGCATTGCTCGATACTGGAGCAGTTCCGACGGAGATTCCATCAACGAAGAACTCGACTGCGCCGCCCAGACTTACGGTGCCGGGTGGTGACAAGGTCACATGAAGCTCAGCCGGATCACCCACGGTGGAAGGCTCCGGCGTTCCCCATACGGTACCCGTGACTTGAGGAACATTTCCCAGGTTCATGAGGACTGTAACCGAGTTAGCAGCCCCGTTATAATCGCCGTTACTTGCGACGATTTCAGGAAAACCATCATGGTTCAAATCCACCAAGTGAATACGCGGAAGTCCCTGGCCGGCGACATACGGGACCGGAGCTGCGAAGGTGCGGGCCGTCGTGCCATGGATCACCTGCAGCTGTATTCCCCCGTTCAGCGTACCGGCCGCATGCTCTACGATCTCAGGCCGCCCATCATGGTCCAGATCGCCCAGCAGCACATACGCGGCGCCCGTCGCCGAGGTGTCCGCCACAACGGCGGAGCTGAAGCTGCCGCGCTGATCGCCGTAATAGACCACCGTCTGCGTCCTTGGCTCCGTCTGGGGTGATCCGCCGAAGTCAAAACCGCCCCACAACAGAACAACATCGTTCTTCCCATCCCCATCCAGATCGCCGATCGCGACGGAACGCGATGTCAGATTCGGATATAGCTGCGGAATCGCAAGCGACTTCGCCAATGCGAATGTGCCGTCTCCATTTCCGTGGAGCACATAGAGGTTCTCATGAGAGCCGATTGCCAGGTCAGCCTTACCGTCGCCATCCAGATCGGCGACCGCTGGCAGGCTCTCGACCCAGGCAAACGTTCCACCGTTGTAGTACTCCTGTGGCACTGGCGAGATTTTAGTGGTGAAACTGCCATCACCATTCGACAGCAGAACGTAGAGCTTGCCATCGTTGTTGTTGGGTGCGCGCAGAATGTCGTCGCGTCCATCCCCGTTCACATCGGCGACCACCATCTGGTCATACATCGGTAGGCCTGCCGAACGATAGACGTCGCTTTGTATCGGAACGGGAGGTCGAAACGTTCCATCTCCATTCCCCTGCAGATAGTAGTACGCAGTATCAGCGAAGAACGTGTTTACCGTTCCGTAAGCGAGGATGTCCTGCTTTCCATCACCATTGAAATCGCCGTTCACCAACCGGTTCCCCATACGGTTCTGATACAGGCCTTCAAAATGTACAGAGCCGGTTGTGATCTTTGTGAACGGCTGGAAGGCTCCATCCCCCTTTCCCAGACTTAACGCAAGATAGTTATCTCCACCCGCAATCAGATCGGGATTACCATCGCCGTTGAAATCTGCGGTGACGGTGTATCCAATCACGCCAGTCACCTCATAGGCCTCGGGCGCCAGCGGCATGCCGTCCGACTGCGTCAGACTGTACAGGATTGAATTGATATGAGCCCCCACCAAGTCGGGCCGGCCATCCCGGTTCACATCGATGAGAAATGGACCGAATGCCGACGCTCCTCCGATGGAATCAGAAGCTCGGGTCGCGAAATGTCTCGGCTCCGCCAGTGTCCTGTCTGTCTTTTGAAGGAAAATCGACTCTCCATCAACACCCGTCGTCACGACATCTGGTAGACCATCTGCATTCATATCCGCAATGGCGAATGGATATCCGACTGTTCCATAGTTTTCATACTCATTCGATTGGTCACCGTAGTCCATCTTCAGATACGGTGTCCCATCAAAACTTCCGTCGATATGCCCTTTGTACAGCCAGAGGCCCCATTTTCCAGTGATGTCACCGTTCACAGCATATGTGTGAAAGCATGCGGCATCAGGAACACCATCGCCGTCGATATCCCCGAAAGCACAAGTGTCGGAGAGATCCTTCCCGTATGTCTTCGAGGCGCCAAAAGCTCCATTGCGGCTTCCAAGGGCCACTGTCGGGCCAGAGGTTAGCTTGTCCGGTATCCCGTCTCCGTTGACATCAAGAAAGAATGCACCGAGAAGCGAGTTCGAATTCACGTCCGATCCTCGCGTAAAACTTCCCGCACGATCAGTTAGAAGGCTCCAGCTTCCGTTAAACAAGGGTCCATTCGGATCCAGGAAGATCAGATCGGATAGACCGTCACCGTTCATGTCTCCTACCGGCAACAGCCACTCATATTTGGAGATATAAGTCACGGAAACGCCGCCAAGGCTCTTCGGTCGCGGAGCCGCGAACGTACCATCTCCCTGCCCCCGGAACAGAGCAACCTGCGCAAGGGAAGTATTGCCATACACGCAGGTCAGATCGACAAAATGATCTCCATCCACATCCGTCAGCGCACACCCGATCCCAACATCCACCAGCCCGCTCATCGTTGGCGCTGGGACATAACTTCCGTTCCGGTTGAGCAGTACATGAATGTCGACACTAGTCGCTGCGGCGCCATTCGACGGCACCACATAGACGAGATCTTCCCATCCATCGTTATTCAGATCGGCGTGATAGAACGAGTACGGTGTAGCGGGCAGAGCAACCTTTATCGGATTCCGGAAGGTTTCTCCGGACGAAGTAGCTACAACCGCAAGAAACAGGAAAAGGCAAAAAAGTCGGGGAAATCGCATAACTGGCGGAATTAATTCAGGGGACTACGCCAGCCTACGCGATTTTCCAGATTCCTCGAATTAAAAACAAACAGGAAAATGACGCAGCCGCCTGTTCCTGAGGCGCCACCTCAAGGTTTCGGTGACGCAATGAACTCCGGGGTCTTCGCATCGCTGCCGAACCTCCATGCCGACAGATACGCCAGCTTCAGGATCTTCTCCATCTTTGGATAGTCGATCTTCTCTGCCGTATCGGAGGTGTGGTGATAGTCCGGATGGAAGCCGGTGAACCACCAGAACGCCGGAATGTTGTGCAGCACGAATGGAAACTGGTCGGAGCGGAAGAAGATATTCAATGCTGCCTCGTGATCGAAACGGTCATCCAGCACCAGACCTACCTGCTTGTTCTCTTCCACCACCACGCGGTTGTACTCCGGCGAGTACAGCGCACCGATCAGGTTCAGGCGGTTCGACGTATCCGCAGGAATCTCGATCAAGCCATCTGTCTGCGGGCTCGGCTTTTCATCACGCCCGATCATGTCGAAGTTGATCTGCGTCCGCGTCGTTGCCAGCGGACGCACCGGATGAGCCGCCATCCAGTACGCTCCCAGCAGGCCTCGTTCCTCTGCCGCAAACACCACAAACAAAATCGACCGCTTCGGCCGCTCAGGATTCGCCGCAAACGCACGCGCCAGCTCCACCACACCGACCGTGCCGGAGCCGTTATCGTCGGCTCCATGCCAAACCTGGATGCACTCAGGGCTCGAAGGAGTCGGCTTCCCCTGTTCGTCGACATCGCCCTTTCCCGCGGCGCATGGCGTTGCTCCATCGTGATCGTGATGCGCCGTAATCAGGATGGTCTCTGCCGCCAGCTTCGGATCGGACCCTTCCAACAGACCGGCGACATTCACCGTCGTTCCGACACGCTCCCTGCTATTGCGCAGCTTTACGGTGAGCTGCGTATCGGGCAGCAGCCGGCTCTGCGGCTTCAGATCGCGATCGATTGCGGTCTGAAGCTCGTTACCGGTCGCACCTGAGGTTGCTAGCAACTGCTGCAGCACCTCGTCGCGAATCAAGATCGACGGAATATCCACTTCGTCATCCTGAATTGCCTGCAATGGAAGCGGCTGCGTGCGGGTCACACTGCCGCCGATACGGGCGGAACGTTCCGCATTGGTGAGATGTTTGCGATTCGGCTCAGCGACAACCAGCAGCGCCAACGCTCCGTGTGCCTGTGCATTCTTCAGCTTCACGCGCGTGGTGGCGTAGCGCGTATTGCCGGTACCGTTGAAGACCGAGTGAGCATCGTCCTCCTGCGGCTCATGGTCAAAGACCAGGACGATTTTGCCCCGCGCATCAATGCCCTTGTAGTCGTCATATCCAAGCTCCGGCGCGGTAATACCGAATCCGGCAAAGACTACCGGAGCAGTGATATCCACCGCGCGCTTGAATGCTCCCGTGGCCTCGGGCGAATGAAAGGCAGTCTCCTTGCCTGCACGCGTGAGCGTAACCGAACTCGCTGCGCGGTCCGGAGCATACTCGACCAACTGGAATGGTTGGAAGTAACCGTGCGTTCCCGCTTCTCCCGTGATCGGCTTCAGGCCCGCAGCAGCGAACTGCTTCGCCACCCACTCAGCGGCCTGATCGTCGCCGGGCTGCAGGCTCAATCGCCCGCGCAACGCATCGCTCGCGATATACACCAGATCTTTGCGCAGATCGCTCTGCGTGATGCGATCGAATCCCTTGCGTTCCGCGGCGGGAATACCGTTCTGCGCGGGGACGAAAGACGGCAGCAATAAGATTGCGGGCAGGAGCGCTCTCTTCATGGCGCTATGGTAGTCGCCTATTTCGGATAGTCCAAACTTGGGTGCTCGAATACATTTTGTTTGTCATTTCGTAGCGACCCGGGTCCCCAACCAGCTTGCTGGTTGGGGTGGTCGACCGAAGGGACCGGAGAAATCTGCTTCTCCCAGCACAAGGCCCTCAGCGGCTAAAGCCGCATCTTATTGCGGCGGGGGGTGGCATGGCTGAAGCCATGCCCTTAAGCAAGGCATTTCGCGCGTTGCGCGAATCAAGAAACAAAGTCGATGGGGTGAGTTACGGAACATGTGTTTGGAAATCAGCGGATGTTTCGTCCATCGAGACCCAAAGGATGAGGATGATTTTTGTTTTGCTTAAGGGCACGATATGCGAGCGGTTTCAGCCGCTGAGGTACCTGATCGATACCTTCGATCAGCGAAGAATAAGCTCAAGTCACTTCACTACGAAATGACTTGAGCAGTCGCACTTCAAAGCTTATGCGCGCAACTTTTCCGGCAACTCCGTGAATGCCACCTTCACCTGCTCCCCGGTAGCGAAGGTCTTCACCGTAGCCGTTCCGCTGGCCACCTCATCCTCACCGAGAATGAGGATCGTCCGCGCAACGCGATCCGCTGCCTCGAAGCTCTTCTTCAGACGGAAGCTTCCATCACCGACCTCGACCGCCAGCCCAGCACGGCGCAGATCGCGCGCCAGCTTCAGCGCAGCCGCATTCTGCCCTTCGCCCATCGGGGCGATATAGGTATCCATCTTCTTTTCCGGTGCCGCATTGCCGGCAGCAGCTTCTGCCTCGGCTTGTGCCTGCAGCGTCAGCACCAGGCGGTCTTCGCCGATGGCAAAGCCGATACCTGGAGCCTTTGGCCCGCCGATGATCTCGCTCAAGCCGTCGTAACGTCCGCCGCCCAGCAACGCATTCTGCGTTCCCAGACCGGTTTCAGTCACGAACTCGAAGGTCGTACGCGTGTAGTAGTCGAGACCACGTACCAACCGCGGGTTCACGGTGTACTGCACACCGCAGGCATCCAGCGCCGCCAGCACCTGCGCGAAGTGCGACTTCGAGCTCTCGTCCAGATAGTCAGCGATCTTCGGCAGGCCGTTAATCAGCTCCTGATCGGCCTCTTCCTTCGAGTCCAGCACGCGCAACGGATTGGTCTCCGCGCGGCGCTGATTATCCGGCGACATCTTGTCCTTGATCGGCGCCAGCGCGTCACGCAGCGCAGCCAGATAGCGTGGACGATCGGTGGAGCTGCCCACCGAGTTGATCATCAGCTTCCAGTCCTTCACGCCCAGCTCATCGAGGAAGGTGGCGAGCATCTCCAGGATCTCGGCATCGCGCACCGGCGACTCCGACCCCGAGCTCGACGGTCCAATAACCTCCGCCCCGATCTGGAAAAACTGGCGATAGCGACCCTTCTGCGGACGCTCGCGGCGGAACTGCGGGCCGATGTAGTAGAGCTTCTGCAGCTGCCCGGTCTCACCCAGCTTGTGTTCGATATAGGCACGGACAACACCAGCGGTGTTCTCCGGGCGCAGGGTCAGCGACTGCGATTTCTCACTCGCGGCACGCGCACGGTCCTCCCAGGTAAACATCTCCTTGGAGACGATGTCCGTCTCTTCGCCTACACCACGGGCAAAGAGCTCCGTCGCTTCAAAGATCGGCGTACGAATCTCGCCGAAGCCGTAACGTGCGAAGACAGAGCGTGCGACCGAATCGATATGGTTCCAGAGCGCAGTATCAGGCGGCAGCAGATCGCGCGTGCCGCGGGGTGCTTTAAGCGTAGCCATCAAGGGTTAAGTTTACCGGAACGACCACCCCGCGCCCGCAAGACCAGGTGCTCCACCCCGGCAACGCCAGGCTGGGTAATGGAACCATAAACGTCAGAATCTATACCTTTCAGTGAACTTTAAGGTCATCCAACTACCGTAGATTGCAGCACCCCTGTGCCATTGGAATAACTGCCGCATGTCCCTCGCTCTTCGCTTTCTTACTCGCCTCCTCGCCCCCGTGCTCCTCCTCTCCGGCGCATGGGCACAGACCGTTTCAACGGTAGGTGGCAATGCACTGGATACGACTGGGGCGTTGATTCCGCATGCACATATCACGTTGCAGCGAGCCGACGGAACCGCGCTCGAAAGTGAGTCCGACTCAGCAGGCCAGTTTCACATCGCCAACGTCCGGCCCGGCAGCTACACCTTACGCATCACAGCCGACGGCTTCCAGACCTGGGAGAAACCGATCTCCGTTCCTACTCAGACTCGCTCTCCGCTTCGCATCACACTCGACGTCATGGGAGCCGTTGCCGACGTCAACGTGAACGCCGAGGAACAGACGCTGCAGGTCAACACCGACACCAGCAATAACCAGAGCGCAACCGACGTCGATCGCGACGCTTTGGATCGTCTTCCTGTCTTCGACGGCGACTACATCACGACACTCTCGCGCTTCCTCAGCTCGGATGCTGTCGGCACCTCCGGCGTAACGCTGGTGGTCAATGGAACGGAAGCCAACGGAGCCGGCGTCACCGCCTCCGGAGTGCAGAGCGTGAAGATCAACCAGAATCCCTATACCGCGCTCTACGCTTCCCCTGGACGCGCTCGTATCGAGATCACCACCAAAGGGGGCACCGACCACTTTCACGGCTCGCTGAACGCCTTGGGACGCAACTCCATCTTCGACGCGCGCAATACGTTCGCACGGACAAAGCCTGGAGAGAGCAGGCTCTACTTCGAGGGCGCAGTCACCGGGCCTCTACGCCTCGGCCGTAAATCCACCTTCCTGCTCACCGGCAATCATGACAACAATCGCCAGCAGGCCATCGTTTTGGCCGCTACTCCCTCAGGCCAGGTGCAGACCAACGTTCCCAATCCCACGACACACGACTTCTACTCCGCGCGCGCCTTTCACAACTTTCGCGAGTCGGACCAATTCTGGATCGGCTACTCCTACGAGCGCCGAGCGGTGCAGAACGCCGGTATCGGCGGCACGGTCCTTCCCGAGGCCGGCACCAATACCCATATGTTCGAACACGAGATCAACATGGGTTATACCCGCGTGATCTCACCGCGGCTGGTCAATCAGCTCCGCTTCCTCGTCGGCAAGAATGAGAGCCGCACCGACAGCATCACCGCCGCACCGCAGGTGTTGGTCTCTGGCGCCTTTACCGGCGGCGGAGCACAGGCCGACTTTCGCCGCACGGAAAACCATGTCGACGGCGCGGATATCGTCACGTACACCGATGGCAAGCACGAGCTGAAGGTCGGTGTAGATATTCCGGACATCAGCCGCCGCGGCTTTGTCGACAAGACAAATGCGCTCGGCACCTACACCTTTGCCAGCCTCTCCAGCTACGCTGCGGGAACACCCTCGTTGTACGTTACCCAGCGCGGACAACCGCGAGTTGTCTTCTGGGAGACGATCTTCGGTGGCATCGTGGAAGACACTGTTCGCCTGCGCCCGAATCTCTCCATCGCGGCAGGCTTTCGTTATTACTTCCAGAACTATTTCCACAACGTTCCCTTCAACGTTGCTCCGCGGTTGAGCTTCGCGTATGCCCCTTCCAGGAAGGGACGCACCGTTATTCGTGGAGGAGCGGGCCTCTTCTATGACCGCTCCGGTCCGGCTTCCATCTCTGACCTGCTGCACTTCGACGGAGTAACGCTGCGGAAGTACATCGTCTCCCAGCCCAGCTATCCCTTCCCCGGATCCGCGATCGCTGCTCTCCCCACCAGCCTGGCTACGCTTGACCCACGTGCGCGCATGCCGTCGACGCTGCAGTTCAGCATCGGTGTCGAAGAACAGATCACCAGGAGCAGCACCCTCAGCGTGACCTATGTCGGCACACGCGGTATGAATCTCTTC
This genomic window from Terriglobus albidus contains:
- a CDS encoding FG-GAP-like repeat-containing protein; the protein is MRFPRLFCLFLFLAVVATSSGETFRNPIKVALPATPYSFYHADLNNDGWEDLVYVVPSNGAAATSVDIHVLLNRNGSYVPAPTMSGLVDVGIGCALTDVDGDHFVDLTCVYGNTSLAQVALFRGQGDGTFAAPRPKSLGGVSVTYISKYEWLLPVGDMNGDGLSDLIFLDPNGPLFNGSWSLLTDRAGSFTRGSDVNSNSLLGAFFLDVNGDGIPDKLTSGPTVALGSRNGAFGASKTYGKDLSDTCAFGDIDGDGVPDAACFHTYAVNGDITGKWGLWLYKGHIDGSFDGTPYLKMDYGDQSNEYENYGTVGYPFAIADMNADGLPDVVTTGVDGESIFLQKTDRTLAEPRHFATRASDSIGGASAFGPFLIDVNRDGRPDLVGAHINSILYSLTQSDGMPLAPEAYEVTGVIGYTVTADFNGDGNPDLIAGGDNYLALSLGKGDGAFQPFTKITTGSVHFEGLYQNRMGNRLVNGDFNGDGKQDILAYGTVNTFFADTAYYYLQGNGDGTFRPPVPIQSDVYRSAGLPMYDQMVVADVNGDGRDDILRAPNNNDGKLYVLLSNGDGSFTTKISPVPQEYYNGGTFAWVESLPAVADLDGDGKADLAIGSHENLYVLHGNGDGTFALAKSLAIPQLYPNLTSRSVAIGDLDGDGKNDVVLLWGGFDFGGSPQTEPRTQTVVYYGDQRGSFSSAVVADTSATGAAYVLLGDLDHDGRPEIVEHAAGTLNGGIQLQVIHGTTARTFAAPVPYVAGQGLPRIHLVDLNHDGFPEIVASNGDYNGAANSVTVLMNLGNVPQVTGTVWGTPEPSTVGDPAELHVTLSPPGTVSLGGAVEFFVDGISVGTAPVSSNAAQIMASSVLTKGTHRLHAIWSGAQGYSSLEMDGVHAVVGLPTLLTLTNAPLSTQAGDNVHFTSVLSTTSTSAAGASGTVGYVLDGGSVIRTETLGGAGLPRTSAWDTASLPRGTHSITVTYSGDDNYAGSSATVSQTVEGIPQTMTLSVSPVTSFVGQGIVLMATLADARSCAVCVRSGSISFYDGTTLLGKANVGVNGVASLTTSFASAGSRTVHASFDGDDFRLPATADAAAQAQRADTTMKLASSKNPAYSGESITLTASLTNVPAAAPVNGGNIVFAVNGAPIGTAKTDASGKAVLPWILRTGTWTVTATFVQTANYNGSASTLSQGIDRSPTAITLTVSAPPVYQHAAVTLSAQVSALTGIPCTGQVQFLEGSTVLESVYVPVNGPGSIQTSTLPVGRHSITANYLGAAETDVSSSAVMTIDVLPWDFGLSSDPTATVLQTEHHLTFTATAQSIGNFSDTLSFTAENLPEHMTVNFTPQARFLSTGGTANVSVYLDTDDVIGFKSEVRGGRATTVVAWCLLAPGLLLLTRRRKKIMLPGIMILLVALGMSGCGNKYPASVTPGDYTIRIRATGRATGLSHVLELPVKVTR
- a CDS encoding M20/M25/M40 family metallo-hydrolase → MKRALLPAILLLPSFVPAQNGIPAAERKGFDRITQSDLRKDLVYIASDALRGRLSLQPGDDQAAEWVAKQFAAAGLKPITGEAGTHGYFQPFQLVEYAPDRAASSVTLTRAGKETAFHSPEATGAFKRAVDITAPVVFAGFGITAPELGYDDYKGIDARGKIVLVFDHEPQEDDAHSVFNGTGNTRYATTRVKLKNAQAHGALALLVVAEPNRKHLTNAERSARIGGSVTRTQPLPLQAIQDDEVDIPSILIRDEVLQQLLATSGATGNELQTAIDRDLKPQSRLLPDTQLTVKLRNSRERVGTTVNVAGLLEGSDPKLAAETILITAHHDHDGATPCAAGKGDVDEQGKPTPSSPECIQVWHGADDNGSGTVGVVELARAFAANPERPKRSILFVVFAAEERGLLGAYWMAAHPVRPLATTRTQINFDMIGRDEKPSPQTDGLIEIPADTSNRLNLIGALYSPEYNRVVVEENKQVGLVLDDRFDHEAALNIFFRSDQFPFVLHNIPAFWWFTGFHPDYHHTSDTAEKIDYPKMEKILKLAYLSAWRFGSDAKTPEFIASPKP
- a CDS encoding TonB-dependent receptor, with product MSLALRFLTRLLAPVLLLSGAWAQTVSTVGGNALDTTGALIPHAHITLQRADGTALESESDSAGQFHIANVRPGSYTLRITADGFQTWEKPISVPTQTRSPLRITLDVMGAVADVNVNAEEQTLQVNTDTSNNQSATDVDRDALDRLPVFDGDYITTLSRFLSSDAVGTSGVTLVVNGTEANGAGVTASGVQSVKINQNPYTALYASPGRARIEITTKGGTDHFHGSLNALGRNSIFDARNTFARTKPGESRLYFEGAVTGPLRLGRKSTFLLTGNHDNNRQQAIVLAATPSGQVQTNVPNPTTHDFYSARAFHNFRESDQFWIGYSYERRAVQNAGIGGTVLPEAGTNTHMFEHEINMGYTRVISPRLVNQLRFLVGKNESRTDSITAAPQVLVSGAFTGGGAQADFRRTENHVDGADIVTYTDGKHELKVGVDIPDISRRGFVDKTNALGTYTFASLSSYAAGTPSLYVTQRGQPRVVFWETIFGGIVEDTVRLRPNLSIAAGFRYYFQNYFHNVPFNVAPRLSFAYAPSRKGRTVIRGGAGLFYDRSGPASISDLLHFDGVTLRKYIVSQPSYPFPGSAIAALPTSLATLDPRARMPSTLQFSIGVEEQITRSSTLSVTYVGTRGMNLFRSIDANAPLAGANVRPNPSFGQIRLVQPEGYAKGNSLEISFRGRPTSYFAGQVQYILIKSYNNTQGITWFPADSHTPLNDWARSDNDRRQKFDLLGTFTAKKWFSLGTALSLYSGLPVNIVTGSDTNGDGVTNDRPSGVRRNALHGPGYMNVDFNLAHDFVLTKDKKSAKTLTVSINSFNVVNRVNPTTYVGVVTSPFFGKPVAAQPPRRMQFNLQYKF
- the hisS gene encoding histidine--tRNA ligase, translating into MATLKAPRGTRDLLPPDTALWNHIDSVARSVFARYGFGEIRTPIFEATELFARGVGEETDIVSKEMFTWEDRARAASEKSQSLTLRPENTAGVVRAYIEHKLGETGQLQKLYYIGPQFRRERPQKGRYRQFFQIGAEVIGPSSSGSESPVRDAEILEMLATFLDELGVKDWKLMINSVGSSTDRPRYLAALRDALAPIKDKMSPDNQRRAETNPLRVLDSKEEADQELINGLPKIADYLDESSKSHFAQVLAALDACGVQYTVNPRLVRGLDYYTRTTFEFVTETGLGTQNALLGGGRYDGLSEIIGGPKAPGIGFAIGEDRLVLTLQAQAEAEAAAGNAAPEKKMDTYIAPMGEGQNAAALKLARDLRRAGLAVEVGDGSFRLKKSFEAADRVARTILILGEDEVASGTATVKTFATGEQVKVAFTELPEKLRA